From the genome of Azospirillum brasilense, one region includes:
- a CDS encoding PP2C family protein-serine/threonine phosphatase, which yields MGHARAMTVPPGTDAAAPPRPARPGAGASVYGMELGIPLGGCRVLIADDSAFNRRTLSRFLQWAGITQVAFASSAEEVMERLESFAPDLLLLDAAMLRMDGIGVCRSLRGDPRWRDLPILMQSALHSDQMRTVCFSAGATDLIAKPINPGECIARVRYHLERRSMVQELRAFHERVERDLRQARAMQLALVPEAAELAALAERNGLAVDSVFRASDEIGGDFWTAFAFDRTRVGVFAADLSGHGIAAAINAFRLHTLLTRTPPEDLRDPARLLRQLNGRLCEILPLGQFATAFYGVIDRADDTLLYTAAASPSPLLMTNFGIQPLDASGPLLGAFPDSAYTNQRVPLRRGDSLFLYSDGLSEARDAEGAMLGEDGLLRLAERAAADAPERPLPALMARHAALHGEHLNDDVTALWITRR from the coding sequence ATGGGGCACGCCCGCGCCATGACGGTGCCGCCCGGCACGGATGCCGCCGCTCCGCCGCGCCCCGCCCGCCCCGGCGCCGGTGCGTCGGTCTACGGGATGGAACTGGGCATCCCGCTCGGCGGCTGCCGGGTACTGATCGCCGACGACAGCGCCTTCAACCGCCGGACGTTGTCCCGCTTCCTGCAATGGGCCGGCATCACCCAGGTCGCCTTCGCCTCCTCCGCGGAGGAGGTGATGGAGCGGTTGGAGAGCTTCGCCCCCGACCTGCTGCTGCTCGACGCGGCCATGCTGCGGATGGACGGCATCGGCGTCTGCCGCAGCCTGCGCGGCGACCCGCGCTGGCGCGACCTGCCGATCCTCATGCAGAGCGCGCTGCACTCCGACCAGATGAGGACGGTCTGCTTCAGCGCCGGGGCGACCGACCTGATCGCCAAGCCGATCAACCCCGGCGAATGCATCGCCCGCGTGCGCTATCACCTGGAGCGCCGGTCGATGGTGCAGGAGCTGCGCGCCTTCCACGAGCGGGTGGAGCGCGACCTGCGGCAGGCCCGCGCGATGCAGCTCGCCCTGGTCCCGGAGGCGGCGGAGCTGGCCGCCCTCGCCGAGCGGAACGGGCTGGCGGTGGATTCGGTCTTCCGCGCGTCGGACGAGATCGGCGGCGATTTCTGGACGGCCTTCGCGTTCGACAGGACCCGCGTCGGGGTCTTCGCCGCCGACCTGTCGGGCCACGGCATCGCCGCGGCGATCAACGCCTTCCGCCTGCATACGCTGCTGACCCGCACCCCGCCGGAGGATTTGCGCGATCCCGCCCGCCTGTTGCGCCAATTGAACGGTCGGCTGTGCGAGATCCTGCCGCTGGGCCAGTTCGCCACCGCCTTCTACGGGGTGATCGACCGGGCCGACGACACGCTGCTCTACACCGCCGCCGCATCGCCCAGCCCCCTCCTGATGACCAACTTCGGCATCCAGCCGCTGGACGCCTCCGGCCCGCTCCTCGGCGCCTTCCCGGATTCGGCCTACACGAACCAGCGCGTGCCGCTGCGGCGCGGCGACAGCCTGTTCCTCTATTCCGACGGGCTGAGCGAAGCCCGGGACGCCGAGGGCGCCATGCTGGGCGAGGACGGCCTGCTCCGTCTGGCCGAGCGGGCGGCGGCGGACGCCCCCGAGCGCCCCCTGCCCGCCCTTATGGCCCGCCACGCCGCACTTCATGGCGAACATTTGAACGACGACGTGACCGCGCTCTGGATCACCCGCCGCTGA
- a CDS encoding STAS domain-containing protein encodes MSAAMDFSVREAPASTEIVLSGRMTFADHDTFRDVIATFERPAGHRVVFDLSRLDFVDSSGLGMFIIARDTAQRRNLDFAIRGARDEVRRLITIAKFHTMFNIAD; translated from the coding sequence ATGAGCGCCGCCATGGATTTCTCCGTCCGCGAGGCCCCGGCCAGCACCGAGATCGTGCTGAGCGGGCGCATGACCTTTGCCGACCACGACACCTTCCGCGACGTGATCGCCACCTTCGAGCGCCCGGCGGGGCACCGGGTGGTCTTCGACCTGTCGCGGCTCGACTTCGTCGATTCCTCCGGCCTCGGCATGTTCATCATCGCCCGCGACACCGCGCAGCGGCGCAACCTGGACTTCGCGATCCGCGGCGCCCGCGACGAGGTGCGGCGCCTGATCACGATCGCCAAGTTCCACACCATGTTCAACATCGCCGACTGA
- a CDS encoding HRDC domain-containing protein, with amino-acid sequence MSTEIRTFTIPDASADEAQGQLSSFLRTVEVQRIDTAYADGGWRVLVLYKDLKRKEESLQIEAAINAALNGWRDRAAAREGLSRDAVLSDELVPEIARFAPTTERELSIIVGARDLGVGHFGGEIVQVVRATLDELID; translated from the coding sequence ATGAGCACCGAAATCCGCACCTTCACGATCCCCGACGCGAGCGCGGACGAGGCCCAGGGGCAACTCTCCTCCTTCCTGCGCACGGTCGAGGTGCAGCGCATCGACACGGCCTACGCCGACGGCGGCTGGCGTGTTCTCGTCCTTTACAAGGATCTGAAGCGCAAGGAGGAATCCCTCCAGATCGAAGCCGCGATCAACGCCGCCCTCAACGGTTGGCGGGATCGCGCGGCGGCCCGTGAAGGGCTGTCGCGCGACGCCGTGCTGTCGGACGAGCTGGTGCCGGAAATCGCCCGTTTTGCCCCTACGACGGAGCGCGAACTGTCCATCATCGTCGGCGCCCGCGACCTCGGCGTGGGCCACTTCGGCGGCGAGATCGTGCAGGTCGTCCGCGCGACCCTGGACGAACTGATCGACTGA
- a CDS encoding NfeD family protein, with amino-acid sequence MIEFWHWWVLAVLLGALETVAPGAAFLWLGGAAALVGFVLLVWPSLPWEHQGLLFALLAIAALVGTRFLSRGSAHTTHTPHLNRRTAQYIGTLHTLDGPIVNGRGRAQIGDGLWTVEGPDLPAGTRVRIVGAEGTLLKVEKA; translated from the coding sequence ATGATCGAATTCTGGCACTGGTGGGTTCTGGCCGTGCTGCTGGGGGCACTGGAAACGGTGGCGCCGGGGGCGGCGTTCCTGTGGTTGGGCGGGGCCGCCGCGCTGGTCGGCTTCGTGCTTCTGGTCTGGCCGTCGCTGCCGTGGGAGCATCAGGGGCTGCTGTTCGCCCTGCTCGCCATCGCCGCGCTGGTAGGAACCCGCTTCCTGTCCCGCGGGTCAGCGCATACGACGCACACGCCGCATCTGAACCGCCGGACGGCGCAATACATCGGGACGCTGCACACGCTGGACGGACCCATCGTCAACGGGCGGGGCCGGGCGCAGATCGGCGACGGGCTCTGGACCGTCGAGGGACCCGACCTCCCCGCCGGAACCCGCGTCCGCATCGTCGGTGCCGAGGGCACTCTGCTGAAGGTGGAGAAGGCCTAG
- a CDS encoding SPFH domain-containing protein, protein MVLSGLTLFVIALLIFALALVLLGVRTVAQGQEWTVERFGRYTRTLQPGLHLILPLIDRIGRKQSMMETVLDVPSQEVITRDNAMVTADGVVFFQVIDAAKASYEVNNLELAILNLTMTNTRTVMGSMDLDELLSQRDQINARLLGVVDEATSPWGVKVTRIEIRDIQPPRDLVDSMARQMKAERDRRASILEAEGQRQAAILRAEGAKQAAILQAEGRREAAFRDAEARERSAQAEAEATRLVSDAIAGGSAQAINYFVAQRYVDALTAVAAAPNQKVLFMPLEAANVIGAIGGIAEIAREAFPNRPPNQPAPSGTAAAPPPAPRSPWNRDERNRDDRNRDDRNQDEPNRRDAPMPPES, encoded by the coding sequence ATGGTGCTCAGTGGCCTGACGCTCTTCGTCATCGCGCTCCTGATCTTCGCGCTGGCGCTGGTTCTGCTGGGGGTGCGAACCGTGGCGCAGGGTCAGGAATGGACGGTGGAGCGGTTCGGCCGCTATACCCGCACGCTCCAGCCCGGCCTGCATCTGATTCTACCGCTGATCGACCGCATCGGGCGCAAGCAGAGCATGATGGAGACGGTGCTCGACGTGCCCTCGCAGGAGGTCATCACCCGCGACAACGCCATGGTCACGGCGGACGGCGTGGTCTTCTTCCAGGTGATCGACGCCGCCAAGGCTTCCTACGAAGTCAACAACCTGGAGCTGGCGATCCTGAACCTGACCATGACCAACACCCGTACGGTCATGGGCTCGATGGACCTCGACGAACTGCTGTCCCAGCGCGACCAGATCAACGCCCGCCTGCTCGGCGTGGTGGACGAGGCGACCAGCCCCTGGGGCGTCAAGGTGACGCGCATCGAGATTCGCGACATCCAGCCGCCGCGCGACCTCGTGGACAGCATGGCCCGCCAGATGAAGGCGGAGCGCGACCGCCGCGCCTCCATCCTGGAAGCGGAAGGCCAGCGCCAGGCAGCCATCCTGCGGGCGGAGGGCGCCAAGCAGGCCGCCATCCTCCAGGCCGAGGGCCGGCGCGAGGCCGCCTTCCGCGACGCCGAGGCGCGCGAGCGTTCCGCCCAGGCGGAGGCCGAGGCCACTCGGCTGGTCTCCGACGCCATCGCCGGGGGCAGCGCCCAGGCCATCAACTATTTCGTCGCCCAGCGCTATGTCGATGCTCTGACGGCGGTGGCCGCCGCCCCCAACCAGAAGGTGCTGTTCATGCCGCTGGAGGCCGCCAACGTGATCGGCGCCATCGGCGGCATCGCGGAGATCGCCCGCGAAGCCTTCCCGAACCGCCCGCCGAACCAACCTGCGCCCTCCGGAACGGCCGCCGCCCCGCCGCCGGCACCGCGCAGCCCCTGGAATCGCGATGAACGGAATCGCGACGACCGGAATCGCGACGACCGGAATCAGGACGAGCCGAACAGGCGCGATGCGCCGATGCCGCCGGAGTCGTAA
- a CDS encoding AI-2E family transporter — translation MSDRTIDPPLTPPPEPVTEPLPPARNPRDPARVAVVGLFVIALLFTLYFGRDVLLPIMLALILSLLLRPCVRGLYRLGLPEALGAAVVVITVFGAGLGAIFTLATPATEWVNRMPRVVHELEFKLGDIREGIDRAREASRQIEQMASDRNGAAREVVVRGPSLAEQVLHQAEAVIANVVILQVLLYFFLARGRQSLEALIGTMRDVDDRVHYAMVAATVQQNIAAYLATITVINIGLGLATTLAMWLWGVPNAALWGTLAGLINYVPFIGPAVMTAVLFLVSALSFDGSLNIFGPPLTFVALTMMEGNFLTPMIVGRRLALNPIAVFVSILFWGWMWGIPGALLAVPILAILKILFDAHEPLKPIGALLG, via the coding sequence ATGAGTGACCGCACGATCGATCCGCCCCTGACCCCGCCGCCGGAGCCGGTGACCGAGCCCCTGCCGCCGGCCCGGAATCCCCGCGACCCCGCGCGGGTGGCGGTGGTGGGGCTGTTCGTCATCGCGCTGCTGTTCACGCTGTATTTCGGGCGCGACGTGCTGCTGCCGATCATGCTGGCGCTGATTCTCAGCCTTCTGCTGCGGCCATGCGTGCGCGGCCTCTACCGGCTCGGCCTGCCGGAGGCGCTGGGCGCGGCGGTGGTGGTGATCACGGTGTTCGGCGCCGGGCTGGGGGCCATCTTCACGCTGGCGACCCCGGCCACCGAATGGGTCAACCGCATGCCCCGCGTGGTCCACGAGCTGGAGTTCAAGCTGGGCGACATCCGCGAGGGGATCGATCGCGCCCGGGAGGCCTCCCGCCAGATCGAGCAGATGGCCTCCGACCGCAACGGTGCGGCACGGGAGGTGGTGGTGCGCGGCCCGTCGCTGGCCGAGCAGGTGCTGCATCAGGCGGAGGCGGTGATCGCCAACGTGGTGATCCTCCAGGTGCTGCTCTATTTCTTCCTGGCCCGCGGCCGGCAGAGCCTGGAGGCGCTGATCGGCACGATGCGCGACGTGGACGACCGCGTGCATTACGCCATGGTCGCCGCCACGGTGCAGCAGAACATTGCCGCCTATCTGGCGACCATCACGGTCATCAACATCGGGCTCGGACTCGCGACGACGCTGGCGATGTGGCTGTGGGGGGTGCCCAACGCGGCGCTGTGGGGAACGCTCGCCGGACTCATCAACTACGTCCCCTTCATCGGGCCGGCGGTGATGACGGCGGTTCTATTCCTGGTGTCGGCGCTCAGCTTCGACGGGAGCCTGAACATCTTCGGGCCGCCGCTGACCTTCGTGGCGCTGACCATGATGGAGGGCAACTTCCTGACCCCGATGATCGTCGGTCGGCGGCTGGCGCTCAATCCCATCGCGGTGTTCGTGTCCATCCTGTTCTGGGGCTGGATGTGGGGCATTCCCGGCGCGCTGCTGGCGGTGCCGATCCTGGCGATCCTGAAGATCCTGTTCGACGCGCACGAGCCGCTGAAGCCGATCGGCGCCCTGCTGGGCTGA
- a CDS encoding CreA family protein, protein MRSPFLSINIRRGLMVLALSVLPPMAASTAALAEDLVVGRFSNDWTGNGLQVQAVEDPKVKGITCHLVDFDRSVLDRLTKGNWFEDPSNASIACRRTGPLVIGDIELSQKGEEVFSERKSLIFKSIAIRRIYDRVNDTLIYVVYSRQVKDASAKMSISSVPLIDTNPQWEKGKPAVK, encoded by the coding sequence ATGCGCAGCCCGTTCCTTTCGATAAACATCCGCCGCGGCCTGATGGTTCTGGCGCTATCCGTGCTGCCACCGATGGCCGCCTCCACCGCTGCTTTGGCCGAGGACCTCGTCGTCGGGCGCTTCTCCAACGACTGGACCGGCAACGGGCTTCAGGTGCAGGCGGTCGAGGACCCGAAGGTGAAGGGCATCACCTGCCATCTGGTGGATTTCGACCGCAGCGTGCTCGACCGGCTGACCAAGGGGAACTGGTTCGAGGACCCGTCCAACGCCTCCATCGCCTGTCGGCGCACCGGGCCGCTGGTGATCGGCGACATCGAACTGTCGCAGAAGGGCGAGGAGGTCTTCTCCGAGCGAAAGAGCCTGATCTTCAAGTCCATCGCCATCCGCCGCATCTACGACCGGGTGAACGACACGCTGATCTACGTCGTCTACAGCCGGCAGGTGAAGGATGCCTCGGCGAAGATGTCCATCTCCAGCGTGCCGCTGATCGATACGAACCCCCAGTGGGAAAAGGGTAAACCTGCCGTGAAATGA
- a CDS encoding AbrB family transcriptional regulator, protein MTIGPGLRPFALALALGTAGGALFSYFHLPLAWMIGAMTATTVAAMAGVALHVPKPLRNAMIMILGVMLGSGFTPDILGRLGEWSLSLSALAVYLVLATTLGVQYLRRAARLDPPTSFFTATPGGLNEMVMVGTQMGGDSRTMALSHALRVMLVVLVIPFAFQALGLYDPAQRGALGPPLLSLAPLDVALLSACALGYPLAKLLRIPAAQIVGPMLLSAAIHLAGLTEGKPPGVLVAAAQVVIGASLGCRFTGLNIRRIGRDGMTALGLTGLMLLVTMAAAWMVDEATGLGLAALILAFAPGGLAEMTLVALALNIDVALVAIHHMVRIILIVTLAPGVYLLWRKWRSRRGKI, encoded by the coding sequence ATGACCATCGGACCGGGACTCCGGCCCTTCGCGCTCGCCCTCGCGCTGGGGACGGCGGGAGGCGCGCTGTTCAGCTATTTCCACTTGCCGCTGGCCTGGATGATCGGCGCCATGACCGCCACCACGGTCGCCGCCATGGCCGGTGTCGCGCTGCATGTGCCGAAGCCGCTGCGCAACGCCATGATCATGATCCTCGGCGTGATGCTGGGCAGCGGATTCACCCCGGACATCCTGGGACGGCTCGGCGAATGGAGCCTGTCGCTGAGCGCGCTGGCCGTCTACCTCGTGCTGGCAACCACGCTGGGCGTGCAGTACCTGCGCCGCGCGGCCCGGCTGGACCCGCCCACCTCCTTCTTCACCGCCACCCCCGGCGGGCTGAACGAGATGGTGATGGTCGGCACCCAGATGGGCGGCGACAGCCGGACCATGGCGCTGTCCCACGCGCTGCGGGTGATGCTGGTGGTGCTGGTCATCCCCTTCGCCTTCCAGGCGCTGGGGCTGTACGACCCGGCGCAGCGCGGCGCGCTCGGCCCGCCCCTGCTGTCGCTCGCCCCGCTGGACGTGGCGCTGCTGTCCGCCTGCGCGCTGGGCTACCCCCTGGCGAAGCTGCTGCGCATCCCCGCCGCCCAGATCGTCGGGCCGATGCTGCTGTCCGCCGCGATCCACCTCGCCGGGCTGACCGAGGGCAAGCCGCCGGGCGTGCTGGTCGCCGCCGCCCAGGTGGTGATCGGAGCGTCGCTGGGCTGCCGCTTCACCGGGCTGAACATCCGCCGCATCGGGCGCGACGGGATGACCGCGCTGGGGCTCACCGGGCTGATGCTGCTGGTCACCATGGCGGCGGCCTGGATGGTGGACGAGGCGACGGGGCTGGGGCTGGCCGCGCTGATCCTTGCCTTCGCGCCGGGCGGGCTGGCGGAGATGACGCTGGTCGCGCTGGCGCTGAACATCGACGTGGCGCTGGTCGCCATCCACCACATGGTGCGAATCATCCTGATCGTGACGCTGGCGCCCGGTGTCTACCTGCTGTGGCGCAAGTGGCGGTCCCGCCGCGGCAAGATCTGA
- a CDS encoding succinylglutamate desuccinylase/aspartoacylase domain-containing protein, translating into MTESLPPIELTPPDIGPYRRGNTGIDHVTTLESGRPGQHAVIVSLIHGNEISGAVAMDRLFRMGLRPTRGRLTLVFANTAAYQSFDAERPYASRFVDEDMNRVWSLEVLDGPRDSTELRRARQLRPVFDAADVILDLHSMTADTPPLTLCGRTDRARALARRLGHPAWIVADEGHAAGRRVIDYADFAEADGRRTAILVECGQHWRNETALVALESAMRFLLAQEMIDPSLADRHIRRHPDPQRTVEVTEAVTAETDEFFFDQPYVGMEIVPRAGTVLGHDGNRPIVTPYDDCVLIMPARRPKSGQTAVRLGRIVP; encoded by the coding sequence TTGACCGAATCCCTGCCACCAATCGAATTGACGCCGCCTGACATCGGCCCTTACCGTCGTGGAAACACCGGCATCGACCATGTCACGACGCTGGAGTCCGGACGCCCCGGCCAACATGCCGTCATTGTCTCGCTGATTCACGGCAACGAGATCAGCGGCGCGGTGGCGATGGACCGGCTGTTCCGGATGGGCTTGCGGCCCACCCGCGGGCGGCTGACTCTGGTCTTCGCCAACACCGCCGCCTATCAGAGCTTCGATGCCGAGCGCCCCTACGCCTCCCGCTTCGTGGACGAGGACATGAACCGCGTTTGGTCGCTGGAGGTTCTGGACGGACCGCGCGACAGCACGGAACTGCGCCGCGCCCGGCAACTCCGCCCGGTGTTCGACGCCGCGGACGTCATCCTCGATCTGCATTCCATGACGGCGGACACCCCGCCCCTGACGCTGTGCGGACGGACGGACCGCGCCCGCGCGTTGGCCCGTCGGCTCGGCCACCCGGCCTGGATCGTCGCGGACGAGGGGCACGCGGCGGGGCGGCGCGTGATCGACTACGCGGATTTCGCCGAAGCGGACGGGCGGCGCACCGCCATCCTAGTCGAATGCGGCCAGCACTGGCGGAATGAGACGGCGCTGGTCGCCCTGGAAAGCGCCATGCGCTTCCTGCTCGCCCAGGAGATGATCGACCCGTCTCTGGCCGACCGCCACATCCGCCGCCACCCCGATCCGCAACGCACCGTCGAGGTGACCGAGGCGGTGACCGCGGAAACCGACGAATTCTTCTTCGACCAGCCCTATGTGGGGATGGAAATCGTTCCCCGCGCCGGAACGGTCCTGGGCCATGACGGCAACCGCCCGATCGTGACGCCTTACGACGACTGCGTGCTGATCATGCCGGCGCGGCGACCCAAATCCGGACAGACCGCCGTCCGGCTGGGACGGATCGTTCCTTGA
- a CDS encoding N-formylglutamate amidohydrolase: MSFVIEDVLVRNDPIVPRLPVFFDSPHSGTVYPRDFAFVCPLSTLRQAEDTHVDELFAHAPEHGATLLCALFPRTYIDANRAIDDIDPALLDGRWPEPLRPTEKSAAGMGLIRTLCRPGMPLYDGRLSVAEVAERIDRYYRPYHFQVAGVMDDLADRFGAVWHVDCHSMPSAVGPGAAHKLGMDFVLGDRDGTSCEPGFTALVEQVLSGLGYKVTRNHPFKGVELVSRHSNPARGRHSLQLEINRRLYMNEETLERNEGFARLQADLTTLTRRICAHAQASTARRAAE, translated from the coding sequence ATGAGTTTCGTGATCGAGGACGTGCTCGTCCGCAACGATCCGATCGTCCCGCGCCTGCCGGTGTTCTTCGATTCACCGCACAGCGGCACCGTCTACCCGCGCGACTTCGCCTTCGTCTGCCCGCTGTCGACCTTGCGGCAGGCCGAGGACACCCATGTGGACGAGCTGTTCGCCCACGCACCGGAGCATGGCGCGACGCTGCTCTGCGCCCTGTTCCCGCGCACCTACATCGACGCGAACCGGGCCATCGACGACATCGACCCGGCGCTTCTCGACGGGCGCTGGCCGGAACCGCTGCGCCCGACGGAGAAGAGCGCCGCCGGCATGGGGCTGATCCGCACGCTGTGCCGTCCGGGGATGCCGCTCTACGACGGGCGGCTGTCGGTGGCCGAGGTGGCGGAGCGCATCGACCGCTACTACCGGCCCTATCATTTCCAGGTCGCCGGCGTGATGGACGATCTGGCCGACCGGTTCGGCGCCGTCTGGCATGTCGACTGCCATTCCATGCCCTCCGCGGTCGGGCCGGGGGCGGCGCACAAGCTTGGCATGGATTTCGTGCTGGGCGACCGCGACGGCACCAGCTGCGAGCCGGGCTTCACCGCCCTAGTCGAGCAGGTTCTGAGCGGGCTCGGCTACAAGGTCACGCGGAACCATCCCTTCAAGGGGGTCGAGCTGGTGTCCCGCCATTCCAACCCGGCGCGGGGCCGCCATTCCCTTCAGCTCGAAATCAACCGCCGGCTCTACATGAACGAGGAAACGCTGGAGCGGAACGAGGGCTTCGCCCGGCTCCAGGCCGACCTGACCACCTTGACCCGCCGCATCTGCGCCCATGCGCAGGCCAGCACCGCGCGCCGCGCCGCCGAGTAA
- a CDS encoding NAD kinase, whose amino-acid sequence MTETAAKLPADPTLDPLAPDSSARKPADLRIAFCAANTEEAMRARTRLVHRYGNAPLEDADVIVALGGDGFLLETLHRALKRDGQNPPPVYGMNRGSVGFLLNVFREDELAERLASAQSVTLHPLRMKATRCNGEQIEALGINEVSMLRETRQASKLRITVDGVVRLPELICDGVLVATPAGSTAYNLSAHGPIIPLGAGVLALTPISSFRPRRWRGALLPHSSKITVDILEEVKRPVSAVADSTEVREVIRVDVEEARDVALTLLFDPELNFEERILKEQFSP is encoded by the coding sequence ATGACCGAAACCGCCGCAAAGCTGCCCGCCGATCCGACCCTGGACCCGCTGGCGCCCGATTCCTCGGCCCGCAAGCCCGCCGATCTCCGCATCGCCTTCTGCGCGGCGAACACGGAAGAGGCGATGCGGGCGCGCACCCGGCTGGTCCACCGCTACGGCAACGCGCCGCTGGAGGACGCCGACGTCATCGTGGCGCTGGGCGGCGACGGTTTCCTGCTGGAGACGCTGCACCGCGCGCTGAAGCGCGACGGGCAGAACCCGCCGCCGGTCTACGGCATGAACCGGGGATCGGTCGGCTTCCTGCTGAACGTCTTCCGCGAGGACGAGTTGGCCGAGCGGCTGGCCAGCGCCCAGAGCGTCACGCTGCACCCCCTGCGCATGAAGGCCACCCGCTGCAACGGCGAGCAGATCGAAGCGCTGGGCATCAACGAGGTCTCGATGCTGCGCGAGACGCGGCAGGCCTCGAAGCTGCGCATCACCGTGGACGGCGTCGTCCGCCTGCCGGAGCTGATCTGCGACGGCGTGCTGGTCGCCACCCCCGCCGGCAGCACCGCCTACAACCTGTCGGCCCACGGCCCGATCATCCCGCTGGGCGCCGGGGTGCTGGCGCTGACTCCCATCAGCTCTTTCCGGCCGCGGCGCTGGCGCGGCGCGCTGCTGCCGCACAGCTCCAAGATCACCGTGGACATCCTGGAAGAGGTCAAGCGCCCGGTCAGCGCTGTGGCCGATTCGACCGAGGTACGCGAGGTCATCCGCGTCGATGTGGAAGAAGCGCGCGACGTCGCGCTGACCCTGCTGTTCGACCCGGAGCTGAATTTCGAGGAGCGGATTCTGAAGGAGCAGTTTTCGCCGTAA
- the moaA gene encoding GTP 3',8-cyclase MoaA: MTTVPPTAAAPLVDPFGRTVSYLRVSVTDRCDLRCVYCMAEDMSFLPKAEVLTLEEIDRVCSAFVKLGTRKLRLTGGEPLVRKGIHELIHSLGRHVKAGDLDELTLTTNGTMLFKYAGDLVEAGVRRINVSLDTLDPHKFQAITRWGRLDKVLGGLQAAKEAGLQVKINTVALKGVNDDEFHRLVGWCGEQGFDLTFIEVMPMGEIGDEARLDQYLPLSLVRAELAKRWTLDEIDYRTGGPARYVRVAETGGRIGFITPLTHNFCESCNRVRLTCTGTLYMCLGQEDAADLRTPLRLSDDDGLLVQAVRDAIARKPKGHDFIIDRRHQGPAVPRHMSVTGG; the protein is encoded by the coding sequence ATGACGACCGTTCCGCCGACCGCCGCCGCCCCGCTCGTCGATCCTTTCGGGCGGACCGTCAGCTATCTGCGCGTGTCCGTCACCGACCGTTGCGACCTCCGCTGCGTCTACTGCATGGCGGAGGACATGAGCTTCCTGCCCAAGGCGGAGGTGCTGACGCTGGAGGAGATCGACCGCGTCTGCTCCGCCTTCGTCAAGCTGGGCACCCGCAAGCTGCGCCTGACCGGCGGCGAGCCACTGGTCCGCAAGGGCATCCATGAGCTGATCCACAGCCTGGGCCGCCATGTGAAGGCCGGCGACCTGGACGAGCTGACGCTGACCACCAACGGCACCATGCTGTTCAAGTATGCCGGCGATCTGGTGGAGGCCGGGGTGCGCCGGATCAACGTGTCGCTGGACACGCTCGACCCCCATAAGTTCCAGGCGATCACCCGCTGGGGCCGGCTGGACAAGGTGCTCGGCGGGCTCCAGGCCGCCAAGGAGGCGGGGCTCCAGGTCAAGATCAACACGGTCGCGCTGAAGGGCGTGAACGACGACGAGTTCCACCGGCTGGTCGGCTGGTGCGGCGAGCAGGGCTTCGACCTGACCTTCATCGAGGTCATGCCGATGGGCGAGATCGGCGACGAGGCGCGGCTTGACCAGTATCTGCCGCTCAGCCTCGTGCGGGCGGAGTTGGCCAAGCGCTGGACGCTGGACGAGATCGACTACCGCACCGGCGGCCCGGCCCGCTATGTGCGGGTGGCCGAGACCGGCGGGCGCATCGGCTTCATCACGCCGCTGACCCACAATTTCTGCGAAAGCTGCAACCGCGTGCGGCTGACCTGCACCGGCACCCTCTACATGTGCCTGGGCCAAGAGGACGCCGCCGACCTGCGCACCCCGCTGCGCCTCAGCGACGACGACGGGCTGCTGGTCCAGGCGGTGCGCGACGCCATCGCCCGCAAGCCCAAGGGCCACGACTTCATCATCGACCGCCGCCACCAAGGCCCGGCGGTGCCCCGCCACATGAGTGTGACCGGCGGATGA